One stretch of Miscanthus floridulus cultivar M001 chromosome 18, ASM1932011v1, whole genome shotgun sequence DNA includes these proteins:
- the LOC136519627 gene encoding uncharacterized protein isoform X1, protein MLECLPSLEDQRLNYVEMHAGNAGIKTEKLESLRIAVAKDSPMWETLDICIKVVDKNSLDILVPRLAQMVRSAVGLNTRVGVASFITLLVQKVMIDIKPFTALLLKLLYSAVLEERSSAVKRAFASSCATVLKYARPSQAQKLIEDTTSLHFGWKNDQLSGAIQQI, encoded by the exons ATGCTTGAATGTTTGCCAAGTCTGGAGGATCAAAGGTTGAATTATGTCGAG ATGCATGCAGGGAATGCTGGCATCAAAACAGAAAAGCTTGAAAGCTTGCGTATAGCTGTGGCTAAAGATTCTCCAATGTGGGAAACTCTTGATATATGTATAAAAGTTGTTGACAAGAATTCACTTGATATATTGGTTCCTCGCCTGGCCCAAATGGTTAGATCAGCTGTTGGTTTAAATACAAG AGTTGGTGTTGCTAGCTTCATCACCTTGTTGGTACAGAAGGTCATGATTGACATCAAACCATTCACAGCATTGTTACTGAAGTTACTGTATAGTGCTGTTCTGGAGGAAAGGAGTTCAGCAGTAAAAAGGGCCTTTGCATCCTCTTGtgctactgttttaaaatatGCTAGGCCCTCCCAGGCTCAGAAGCTTATTGAAGATACTACCTCTCTGCATTTTGGTTGGAAAAATGATCAGCTATCTGGTGCAATTCAGCAGATATAA
- the LOC136519617 gene encoding lectin-like, which yields MGAVTSSLDTSTSNNLQSKSKTSLHMFEEIVGQEIPAEETLVRETGILLADKKKYWVDNENKNCFKIFPIDLSITWGDDTRYWSWEEECDAGTTIKVPKLLGVTWLDIFGYLEQSYLNPDVTYEVSFELKLEKGADGWNEPVEAGVMSADGVTQKGSVYLQQIMERGKWLPIKVGEVKSHPGRTGNVSVFLRQGFSRWKTGLLIRGITITPKRITVPGRPTSRSNIELAYG from the exons ATGGGCGCAGTAACGTCCTCCCTAGACACTAGCACTTCTAATAACCTGCAGTCTAAATCCAAGACTAGCCTTCACATGTTCGAAGAGATAGTTGGCCAGGAGATTCCTGCTGAAGAGACTCTTGTTCGCGAAACAGGGATCTTGTTGGCCGATAAAAAG AAGTACTGGGTGGACAATGAGAACAAGAACTGCTTCAAGATATTCCCTATAGACCTGTCCATCACTTGGGGTGATGACACTAGATACTGGAGCTGGGAAGAAGAATG TGATGCTGGTACCACGATCAAGGTCCCGAAGCTGCTGGGCGTCACCTGGTTGGATATCTTTGGGTACCTGGAGCAGTCCTATCTTAATCCAGATGTAACATACGAGGTTTCCTTCGAGCTGAAGCTTGAGAAGGGAGCCGATGGATGGAATGAGCCGGTGGAAGCCGGGGTCATGTCCGCCGATGGTGTAACTCAGAAGGGCAGCGTGTATCTCCAGCAGATCATGGAAAGGGGCAAGTGGCTGCCGATCAAGGTTGGGGAGGTTAAATCACATCCGGGCCGGACTGGAAATGTTTCGGTCTTCTTGCGCCAGGGGTTCTCTCGTTGGAAGACGGGGCTTCTCATCAGGGGCATCACCATCACTCCCAAAAGAATAACTGTACCTGGACGTCCGACGTCCAGGTCTAACATCGAATTGGCCTACGGGTAA
- the LOC136519627 gene encoding uncharacterized protein isoform X2, whose product MFAKSGGSKVELCRGNAGIKTEKLESLRIAVAKDSPMWETLDICIKVVDKNSLDILVPRLAQMVRSAVGLNTRVGVASFITLLVQKVMIDIKPFTALLLKLLYSAVLEERSSAVKRAFASSCATVLKYARPSQAQKLIEDTTSLHFGWKNDQLSGAIQQI is encoded by the exons ATGTTTGCCAAGTCTGGAGGATCAAAGGTTGAATTATGTCGAG GGAATGCTGGCATCAAAACAGAAAAGCTTGAAAGCTTGCGTATAGCTGTGGCTAAAGATTCTCCAATGTGGGAAACTCTTGATATATGTATAAAAGTTGTTGACAAGAATTCACTTGATATATTGGTTCCTCGCCTGGCCCAAATGGTTAGATCAGCTGTTGGTTTAAATACAAG AGTTGGTGTTGCTAGCTTCATCACCTTGTTGGTACAGAAGGTCATGATTGACATCAAACCATTCACAGCATTGTTACTGAAGTTACTGTATAGTGCTGTTCTGGAGGAAAGGAGTTCAGCAGTAAAAAGGGCCTTTGCATCCTCTTGtgctactgttttaaaatatGCTAGGCCCTCCCAGGCTCAGAAGCTTATTGAAGATACTACCTCTCTGCATTTTGGTTGGAAAAATGATCAGCTATCTGGTGCAATTCAGCAGATATAA